A part of Tardiphaga sp. vice304 genomic DNA contains:
- a CDS encoding DUF1489 family protein: MSLNLIKLAVGCESIKEFKGWVADRLAMAKKAGVPLHHTHVTRMVPKRDAELLDGGSIYWVIKGEIAVRQKLVAIEPFRDGAGINRCRLRMEPKVFSVSPRPLRPFQGWRYLAMGDAPPDLGKAAASIEAMPEPMRRELRELGLL, encoded by the coding sequence ATGTCGCTAAATCTCATCAAGCTCGCCGTCGGTTGTGAATCGATCAAGGAATTCAAGGGCTGGGTCGCCGATCGGCTGGCCATGGCGAAGAAGGCCGGCGTGCCGCTGCACCACACCCATGTGACCCGCATGGTGCCCAAGCGCGACGCCGAGTTGCTCGATGGCGGTTCGATCTACTGGGTGATAAAGGGCGAGATCGCGGTGCGCCAGAAGCTGGTCGCGATCGAGCCGTTCCGCGATGGCGCCGGCATCAACCGCTGCCGGTTGCGCATGGAGCCGAAGGTATTCTCGGTGTCGCCGCGCCCGCTGCGCCCGTTCCAGGGCTGGCGCTATCTGGCGATGGGCGACGCCCCGCCGGATCTCGGCAAGGCCGCTGCCTCGATCGAGGCGATGCCCGAGCCGATGCGGCGGGAGTTGCGGGAATTGGGGCTGCTGTAG
- a CDS encoding YdcF family protein, with product MFFSLSKILGFFATPSNAIAVVCAIGALLLLLQRQRSGSLTLTFGILLLLVFGYSPAGNVLMLTLTERFPAWQADGRDPDGIIVLGGAIDQETSAARGMVEMNSANERMTGAVELAKRFPKARIVFSGGSGNLIENGLPEAPIAGEWLERFGVAADRITLEGGSRTTDENAVFTRRMLMPKPGERWLLVTSAFHMPRSIGAFRAAGFDVEAYPVDWRTRGWVAAGMPFDTLPAGLSRTDTAIHEWTGLLGYWLTGRSSALYPGPVKR from the coding sequence ATGTTCTTCTCGCTGTCGAAAATCCTCGGCTTCTTCGCGACGCCGTCCAATGCGATCGCCGTGGTCTGCGCGATCGGGGCGCTTTTGTTGCTGCTGCAACGCCAGCGGTCGGGATCGCTGACGCTGACCTTCGGCATCCTGCTGCTGCTGGTGTTCGGCTATTCGCCGGCCGGCAACGTCCTGATGCTGACGCTGACGGAGCGGTTTCCGGCGTGGCAGGCGGATGGCCGGGATCCCGACGGCATCATCGTGCTGGGCGGCGCGATCGACCAGGAGACATCGGCCGCGCGCGGCATGGTCGAGATGAATAGCGCCAACGAGCGCATGACCGGCGCGGTTGAATTGGCAAAACGCTTTCCCAAGGCGCGGATCGTGTTTTCGGGCGGCAGCGGCAACCTGATCGAGAACGGTCTCCCGGAGGCGCCGATTGCCGGCGAATGGCTTGAGCGTTTCGGCGTTGCCGCGGATCGCATCACGCTGGAAGGCGGTTCGCGCACCACCGACGAGAACGCCGTTTTCACGCGGCGCATGTTGATGCCGAAGCCCGGCGAGCGCTGGCTGCTGGTGACCTCGGCCTTCCACATGCCGCGCTCGATCGGCGCGTTCCGGGCCGCCGGCTTCGACGTCGAGGCCTATCCGGTGGACTGGCGTACCCGCGGCTGGGTCGCTGCCGGGATGCCGTTCGACACGCTGCCGGCCGGCCTGTCGCGCACCGACACCGCGATTCACGAATGGACGGGGCTGCTCGGTTACTGGCTGACGGGCCGCAGCTCGGCGCTGTATCCGGGGCCGGTCAAGCGATGA
- a CDS encoding Ppx/GppA phosphatase family protein, producing the protein MTDDTRLRDGPVPRGHAQDLAVQDTGGMAAPGRDVNGSIYAALDLGTNNCRLLIAQPTGDNNFRVIDSFSRIIRLGEGVSLTGVISEAAIARAVAALSICRDKIQQRGAQRLRLIATEACRAASNADDFLAQVARDTGITLEIIDRETEASLAVIGCSPLLDAAATGAILFDIGGGSSELVRIARDPVHPDARPEIKAWMSIPLGVVTLAEKFGGQHVTKESYALMVQDVAQHVAPFAAAHGDDLHGMHLLGTSGTVTTLAGVHLHLPRYDRRRIDGVWLGEADLDATIAKLLSMSFAERAANQCIGPERADLVLAGCAILDAIRQLFRLPRLRVADRGLREGMLVEMMREDGAIRVA; encoded by the coding sequence ATGACGGATGACACGCGGCTTCGCGACGGCCCGGTGCCGCGCGGGCATGCGCAGGACTTGGCTGTGCAGGATACTGGCGGCATGGCCGCCCCTGGCCGGGACGTGAATGGCAGTATCTATGCCGCGCTAGATCTCGGGACCAATAACTGCCGGTTGCTGATCGCCCAGCCCACCGGCGACAATAATTTTCGCGTGATCGATTCGTTTTCTCGAATCATCCGGCTCGGCGAGGGCGTCTCGCTCACCGGCGTCATCAGCGAGGCGGCGATTGCGCGGGCGGTTGCGGCACTTTCGATCTGCCGCGACAAGATCCAGCAGCGCGGCGCGCAGCGGTTGCGGCTGATCGCGACCGAGGCCTGCCGCGCGGCGTCCAATGCCGACGATTTCCTGGCCCAGGTGGCGCGCGACACCGGCATCACGCTGGAGATCATCGATCGCGAGACCGAAGCCTCGCTGGCTGTGATCGGCTGCTCGCCGCTGCTCGATGCCGCGGCGACGGGCGCCATCCTGTTCGACATCGGCGGCGGATCCAGCGAACTGGTGCGGATCGCGCGCGATCCCGTACATCCCGACGCCCGGCCGGAGATCAAGGCGTGGATGTCGATCCCGCTTGGCGTGGTGACGCTGGCGGAAAAGTTCGGCGGCCAGCATGTGACCAAGGAATCCTATGCGCTGATGGTGCAGGACGTCGCTCAGCACGTCGCCCCGTTCGCGGCGGCACATGGCGACGACCTCCACGGCATGCATCTGTTGGGCACGTCCGGAACGGTGACGACTTTGGCCGGCGTGCACCTGCATCTGCCGCGCTACGACCGCCGCCGCATCGACGGTGTCTGGCTCGGCGAGGCCGATCTCGACGCGACGATCGCCAAATTGCTGTCGATGAGCTTTGCCGAGCGCGCCGCTAACCAGTGCATCGGCCCGGAACGCGCCGATCTGGTGCTGGCCGGCTGTGCGATTCTGGACGCCATCCGGCAATTGTTCCGGCTGCCGCGGCTGCGGGTCGCCGACCGCGGCCTGCGCGAGGGCATGCTGGTCGAAATGATGCGCGAGGACGGCGCGATCCGGGTCGCCTGA
- a CDS encoding glutathione S-transferase family protein, whose translation MTLTLVIGNKNYSSWSMRPWLALKAANIAFEEVMIPLYNGAEDKARLLGFTPSGKVPVLVDGDVTVWDSLAIIEYAAERFPDAKLWPEDRARRAHARAISAEMHSGFMALRNECGMNLHRPVQAKAPSADAEANIARIQQIWAECQTRYGHVGPYLFGDFSGADAMYAPVVQRFLTYAIELAPASRAYVETMQALPAFRQWTQEGLAETLLIPRFEQD comes from the coding sequence ATGACATTGACGCTGGTGATCGGTAACAAGAATTATTCGTCGTGGTCGATGCGGCCGTGGCTCGCGTTGAAGGCTGCCAACATTGCCTTCGAAGAGGTGATGATCCCGCTCTATAACGGTGCGGAAGACAAGGCGCGCCTTCTCGGCTTCACGCCGTCCGGCAAGGTGCCGGTGCTGGTCGATGGCGACGTCACGGTTTGGGATTCGCTGGCGATCATCGAATATGCCGCGGAGCGTTTCCCGGACGCTAAATTGTGGCCCGAGGACCGCGCCCGCCGCGCGCATGCGCGCGCGATCTCGGCCGAGATGCATTCCGGTTTCATGGCGCTGCGCAACGAATGCGGCATGAACCTGCATCGGCCGGTGCAGGCCAAGGCGCCGTCGGCGGATGCCGAAGCCAATATCGCGCGCATCCAGCAGATCTGGGCCGAATGCCAGACCCGCTACGGCCATGTCGGGCCGTATCTGTTCGGCGACTTCAGCGGGGCAGATGCGATGTATGCGCCGGTGGTGCAGCGGTTTCTGACCTACGCGATCGAGCTTGCGCCGGCGTCGCGCGCATATGTCGAGACGATGCAGGCTTTGCCGGCGTTCCGGCAATGGACGCAGGAAGGCCTGGCGGAGACGCTTCTGATCCCGCGCTTCGAGCAGGACTGA
- a CDS encoding DUF3253 domain-containing protein, with amino-acid sequence MSEPRSPDSPTAASTLEDSILDVLSRGTGTLSAPEIAHAITPEGDWHSLLMPIRRAAVQLALAGRLVIYRKGKPADPNDFRGVYRLGLPRQD; translated from the coding sequence ATGTCCGAACCCCGATCCCCCGATTCCCCGACCGCCGCTTCCACCCTGGAAGACTCCATCCTCGATGTGCTGTCGCGCGGCACCGGCACGCTGAGCGCGCCCGAGATTGCCCATGCCATCACGCCGGAGGGCGACTGGCACTCGCTGTTGATGCCGATCCGCCGCGCGGCGGTGCAATTGGCGCTGGCCGGACGGCTGGTGATCTACCGCAAGGGCAAGCCGGCCGATCCCAACGACTTCCGCGGCGTCTACCGCCTCGGCCTGCCTCGGCAGGACTGA
- a CDS encoding polysaccharide deacetylase family protein, whose amino-acid sequence MKAAVVALIASTVVAQAAACPRPDKGGTARVLTVDPAAYPRVGLQSFAQTLPLQDREVVLTFDDGPNPATTSRILDALKAECMQATFFLIGQNAVAHPALVKRIAAEGHSIGHHSFAHPNLGLVSHAEAVAQIDRGISADELALNGRATTVPSTPFFRFPYFQSTPALLDVLQSRGIAVFGADFWASDWNKMTPDQEQALVTARLKVAGRGIILFHDTKAQTAAMMPDFLRYLRENHYRVVHVVASVPRQSAGPVTPK is encoded by the coding sequence TTGAAGGCTGCCGTCGTCGCGCTGATTGCCAGCACCGTTGTGGCCCAGGCTGCCGCGTGTCCCCGGCCCGACAAAGGCGGCACCGCCCGGGTGCTGACGGTCGATCCAGCAGCCTATCCCCGCGTTGGCCTGCAGAGCTTCGCGCAAACGCTGCCGCTGCAGGATCGCGAGGTGGTGCTGACCTTCGACGACGGCCCGAACCCGGCCACGACGAGCAGGATCCTCGATGCGCTGAAGGCCGAATGTATGCAGGCGACGTTCTTCCTGATCGGGCAGAACGCGGTCGCGCATCCCGCGCTGGTGAAGCGGATCGCGGCCGAGGGCCACAGCATCGGGCATCACTCCTTTGCGCACCCCAATCTCGGCCTTGTCAGTCATGCCGAGGCCGTCGCGCAGATCGACCGTGGCATCAGTGCCGACGAGCTGGCCCTGAACGGCCGCGCCACCACGGTGCCGAGTACGCCATTTTTCCGCTTCCCGTACTTCCAATCGACGCCGGCGCTGCTCGACGTGCTGCAGTCGCGCGGAATAGCCGTGTTCGGCGCCGATTTCTGGGCCAGCGACTGGAACAAGATGACGCCCGATCAGGAACAGGCGCTGGTAACCGCGCGGCTGAAGGTCGCGGGCCGCGGCATTATCCTGTTCCACGATACAAAGGCGCAAACCGCCGCGATGATGCCTGATTTCCTGCGCTATCTCCGCGAGAACCACTACCGGGTTGTGCATGTCGTCGCATCGGTGCCGCGCCAGTCCGCCGGCCCGGTGACGCCGAAGTGA
- a CDS encoding DUF599 domain-containing protein produces MVSYSWVDVVAVAFFAIEWTTYAITLEQSAYGRDSLSSRMHVYREVWIRRLLERDVRIVDTHIMTSLQNGTAWFASTTLIAIGGALALLRATNEVVPMLQSLPIFFDASPALWEIKCLGLVLIFVYAFFKFAWSYRLFNYVAILIGAMPLAAERDTPEAEKHVMRTVRMFGAAARHFNRGQRAFFFALGYLGWFLSPWVFLVTTAAVVIVTWRRQFASNAWRAMEP; encoded by the coding sequence ATGGTCAGTTATTCCTGGGTCGATGTCGTGGCGGTCGCGTTCTTCGCGATCGAATGGACGACTTATGCGATCACGCTGGAGCAGTCGGCCTATGGCCGCGACAGCCTGTCGTCACGGATGCATGTCTACCGCGAGGTCTGGATCCGCCGGCTACTGGAACGCGACGTTCGTATCGTCGATACCCACATCATGACCTCGCTGCAGAACGGCACCGCCTGGTTCGCCTCCACCACGCTGATCGCGATTGGCGGCGCGCTGGCGCTGCTGCGCGCCACCAACGAGGTGGTGCCGATGCTGCAGAGCCTGCCTATCTTCTTCGACGCCTCGCCGGCGCTGTGGGAAATCAAGTGCCTCGGCCTGGTGCTGATTTTCGTCTATGCGTTTTTCAAGTTCGCCTGGTCGTACCGGCTGTTCAACTACGTCGCGATCCTGATCGGCGCGATGCCGCTGGCCGCCGAGCGAGACACGCCGGAGGCAGAGAAGCATGTGATGCGAACGGTGCGAATGTTCGGCGCAGCCGCGCGCCACTTCAACCGCGGCCAGCGTGCGTTCTTCTTTGCGCTCGGCTATCTCGGCTGGTTTCTCAGCCCCTGGGTGTTCCTGGTCACCACCGCTGCCGTGGTGATCGTGACGTGGCGACGCCAGTTCGCCTCCAACGCGTGGCGGGCGATGGAGCCATAG
- a CDS encoding RlmE family RNA methyltransferase produces MAKDTTGRLHVTVKSAGRLKHSSKLWLERQLNDPYVQQAKRDGLRSRAAYKIIEIDDKYRFLKPGISVVDLGAAPGGWSQIAAKRIGSAEGRGQVIAIDLLEMPNIPGVTFAQMNFLDDGAPAKLFEMMGGKADVVLSDMAANTTGHRKTDQLRIVGLVEDAAAFAADVLKPGGTFVAKVFQSGADATLMNQLKRDFTSVKHVKPASSRKDSSERYVLALGFRGIAGEKRMGQSEE; encoded by the coding sequence ATGGCCAAAGACACCACCGGACGGCTGCACGTCACCGTCAAGAGCGCCGGCAGGCTGAAGCACTCCTCGAAACTCTGGCTGGAGCGCCAGCTCAACGATCCCTATGTGCAGCAGGCCAAGCGCGACGGCTTGCGCTCGCGCGCGGCCTATAAGATCATCGAGATCGACGATAAATACCGTTTCCTCAAGCCGGGCATCTCGGTGGTCGACCTTGGCGCCGCCCCCGGCGGCTGGAGCCAGATCGCTGCCAAGCGTATCGGCTCGGCCGAGGGCCGCGGCCAGGTGATCGCCATCGACCTCTTGGAAATGCCCAACATTCCGGGCGTCACCTTCGCGCAGATGAATTTCCTGGACGACGGCGCGCCGGCCAAACTGTTCGAGATGATGGGCGGCAAGGCCGATGTCGTGTTGTCCGACATGGCCGCCAATACCACCGGCCACCGCAAGACCGACCAGCTACGCATCGTCGGCCTCGTCGAGGACGCCGCGGCCTTCGCCGCCGACGTGCTGAAGCCGGGCGGCACCTTCGTCGCCAAAGTGTTCCAGAGCGGCGCCGATGCCACGCTGATGAACCAGTTGAAGCGGGACTTCACCTCGGTGAAGCACGTCAAGCCGGCCTCCAGCCGCAAGGATTCTTCCGAGCGCTATGTGTTGGCGTTGGGCTTTCGCGGTATCGCCGGCGAAAAGCGCATGGGGCAAAGCGAGGAGTAG
- a CDS encoding xanthine dehydrogenase family protein molybdopterin-binding subunit encodes MQNHTGSPVDNSIAMQKYGVGQPVRRKEDDTLVRGNGKYTDDFNLPGQLYAWIVRSPHAHGLIRGIDTTAARAMPGVRGVWTGKDLEAAHYGPFTCGLPLKNRDGSALLQTNRTALMTDKVRFVGDPVAFVVADTVAQARDAAEAVELDIEALPAVTDCEAATQPGAPLLWDHIPNNVALDFHYGDTDKVEAAFAGAAHVTKLDITNTRVAVVSMEPRCALASYDKAGERHVIQVATQGVSGNRNTLAKLLNVAPDKVRILTANVGGSFGMKNINYPEYICILHAARELGKPVKWLEERSSSFLSDSQGRSQDIHAELALDADGKFLAVRLKGYGNLGAYISGVAPGPLSLNTAKNLASVYKTPLLSVDIKCVLTNMTLMGAYRGAGRPEANFYMERLIDRAAEEMGIDRLALRKRNFIKSSQMPFAAASGVTYDSGDFGGVFAKALEMSDHAGFAKRKKDSRKAGKLRGIAVGCYLEVTAPPSPELGKVTFNADGTVTLTTGTLDYGQGHATPFAQVLSSQLGVPFDSIRLEQGDSDLVRMGNGTGGSRSITATGQAVVEASALIIAKGKAAAAHLLEASEADIEFKAGRFTIAGTDRSIDIMELSKRLRDGQQPDGVPSSLDVDHDGSVVQSTFPNGCHVAEVEIEPDTGVIKIVNYTGISDFGTIVNPMIVAGQLHGGVAQGIGQALMEEVSYDSSGQPITGSFMDYALPRAGDIPLMKTGDHPSPATSNPLGTKGCGEAGCAGSLAVVVNAVVDALSEYGVTHIDMPLTPERIWRAIEDGKKTKAA; translated from the coding sequence ATGCAAAATCATACCGGCTCGCCCGTCGACAACTCCATCGCCATGCAGAAATACGGCGTCGGCCAGCCGGTGCGCCGCAAGGAGGACGACACGCTCGTCCGCGGCAATGGCAAATATACCGACGATTTCAACCTGCCCGGCCAGTTATACGCCTGGATCGTGCGCAGCCCACATGCCCACGGCCTGATCCGCGGCATTGACACCACGGCGGCCCGGGCGATGCCCGGCGTGCGCGGCGTCTGGACCGGCAAGGACCTGGAAGCGGCCCATTACGGCCCCTTCACCTGCGGCCTGCCGCTGAAGAACCGCGACGGCTCGGCCCTGCTGCAGACCAACCGCACCGCACTGATGACCGACAAGGTCCGCTTCGTCGGCGATCCCGTCGCTTTCGTGGTGGCGGATACCGTGGCGCAGGCGCGTGACGCCGCCGAAGCGGTCGAGCTCGACATCGAGGCGCTGCCCGCCGTGACCGATTGCGAAGCCGCAACCCAGCCCGGCGCGCCGCTGTTGTGGGATCACATCCCGAACAATGTCGCGCTGGATTTCCACTATGGCGACACCGACAAGGTCGAGGCCGCCTTCGCCGGCGCCGCGCATGTGACGAAGCTCGACATCACCAATACCCGCGTCGCCGTGGTGTCGATGGAGCCGCGCTGCGCGCTGGCGTCCTATGACAAGGCCGGCGAGCGCCACGTCATCCAGGTTGCGACCCAGGGGGTCTCCGGCAACCGCAATACTCTCGCCAAGCTGCTCAACGTGGCGCCCGACAAGGTGCGGATCCTGACCGCCAATGTCGGCGGCTCGTTCGGCATGAAGAACATCAACTATCCCGAATATATCTGCATCCTGCATGCCGCCCGGGAACTGGGAAAGCCGGTGAAATGGCTGGAGGAGCGCTCCTCCAGCTTCCTGTCCGACAGCCAGGGCCGCTCGCAGGACATCCATGCCGAGCTGGCGCTGGATGCCGACGGCAAGTTTCTCGCGGTGCGGCTCAAGGGCTACGGCAATCTCGGCGCCTATATCAGCGGCGTCGCCCCCGGCCCGCTCTCGCTCAACACGGCCAAAAACCTTGCCAGCGTCTACAAGACGCCGCTGCTGTCGGTCGACATCAAATGCGTGCTGACCAACATGACCCTGATGGGCGCCTATCGCGGCGCGGGCCGTCCCGAGGCCAATTTCTACATGGAGCGATTGATCGATCGCGCCGCCGAGGAGATGGGCATCGACCGTCTCGCTTTACGCAAGCGCAACTTCATCAAATCGTCGCAGATGCCGTTCGCCGCGGCGTCCGGCGTCACCTATGACAGCGGTGATTTCGGCGGCGTGTTCGCCAAGGCGCTGGAAATGTCCGACCATGCCGGCTTCGCCAAGCGCAAGAAGGACAGCCGCAAGGCCGGCAAGCTGCGCGGCATCGCGGTGGGCTGCTATCTTGAAGTGACCGCTCCGCCTTCACCCGAACTCGGCAAGGTCACCTTCAACGCCGACGGCACGGTGACTCTGACCACCGGCACCCTTGACTACGGCCAGGGCCACGCCACGCCGTTCGCCCAGGTGCTCTCATCGCAGCTCGGCGTGCCGTTCGACTCGATCCGGCTCGAACAGGGTGACAGCGACCTCGTCCGAATGGGCAACGGCACCGGCGGCTCACGCTCGATCACCGCCACTGGCCAGGCAGTCGTCGAGGCCTCAGCGCTGATCATCGCCAAGGGCAAGGCAGCCGCCGCGCATCTGCTGGAAGCCTCCGAAGCCGACATCGAATTCAAGGCCGGCCGCTTCACCATCGCCGGCACCGACCGCTCGATCGACATCATGGAATTGTCGAAGCGCCTGCGCGACGGCCAGCAACCGGACGGCGTGCCCTCCTCGCTTGATGTCGACCATGACGGATCTGTCGTGCAGTCGACGTTCCCGAACGGCTGCCATGTCGCGGAAGTCGAGATCGAGCCCGACACCGGCGTCATCAAGATCGTCAACTACACCGGGATCAGCGACTTCGGCACCATCGTCAATCCGATGATCGTCGCCGGTCAGTTGCACGGCGGCGTCGCCCAGGGCATTGGCCAGGCCTTGATGGAAGAGGTCAGCTACGATTCCTCGGGCCAGCCGATCACCGGCTCGTTCATGGATTACGCCCTACCCCGCGCCGGCGACATCCCGTTGATGAAGACCGGCGACCATCCGTCACCGGCGACGTCAAATCCGCTGGGCACCAAGGGCTGCGGCGAAGCTGGCTGCGCCGGCAGCCTCGCGGTTGTGGTCAACGCGGTCGTGGATGCGCTGTCGGAATATGGCGTCACCCACATCGACATGCCGCTGACCCCGGAACGCATCTGGCGCGCGATCGAGGACGGCAAGAAGACCAAGGCGGCGTAA
- a CDS encoding aldo/keto reductase, whose translation MLYVEANGARIPSIGLGTWELRGRVCARVVEQALRLGYRHIDTAQVYENEREVGEGLRSSHVKRDDVFVTTKVWTTHFAPNDLLRSAKESLVRLRMSDVDLLLLHWPNAHVPLAETLGALAHAKELGLARHIGVSNFTVGLIEEAVALCPQPLVCDQVEYHPYLDQTKVRDACAKAGMALVAYSPIAKGHIKSDAVLTRIGAAHRKSAAQVCLRWLVQQDVVAIPRSSKIERLSENIEIFDFTLDDAEMAEISALANDGGRLTDFGFAPKWD comes from the coding sequence ATGCTTTACGTCGAAGCCAACGGCGCGCGCATTCCGTCCATCGGGCTCGGGACCTGGGAATTGCGCGGCCGGGTCTGCGCGCGCGTCGTCGAGCAGGCGCTGCGGCTCGGCTATCGCCATATCGACACCGCGCAGGTCTATGAGAACGAGCGCGAGGTCGGCGAAGGCTTGCGCTCCTCGCATGTGAAGCGCGACGACGTCTTCGTCACCACCAAGGTCTGGACCACGCATTTTGCGCCGAACGATCTGTTGCGCTCCGCCAAGGAGAGCCTGGTCCGGCTGCGGATGTCCGACGTCGATCTGTTGCTGCTTCACTGGCCCAACGCGCATGTGCCTCTCGCTGAGACGCTCGGCGCGCTGGCGCATGCCAAGGAGCTGGGCCTGGCCCGGCACATCGGCGTGTCCAACTTCACCGTGGGGCTGATCGAGGAAGCGGTGGCGCTGTGTCCGCAGCCGCTGGTGTGCGACCAGGTCGAGTATCATCCCTATCTCGACCAGACCAAGGTGCGCGACGCCTGCGCGAAGGCCGGCATGGCGCTGGTCGCCTACAGCCCGATCGCCAAGGGCCACATCAAGTCCGACGCGGTGCTGACGCGGATCGGTGCGGCGCATCGCAAGTCAGCAGCCCAGGTCTGCCTGCGCTGGCTGGTGCAGCAGGACGTGGTAGCGATTCCGCGGAGCTCGAAGATCGAGCGATTGTCCGAGAACATCGAGATCTTCGATTTCACGCTAGATGACGCCGAGATGGCTGAGATTTCGGCACTGGCCAATGATGGCGGACGGCTCACCGATTTCGGCTTCGCGCCGAAATGGGACTGA
- the mgtE gene encoding magnesium transporter — MADNLELADPAAMSALDRHPMRDAEGELRAEFVEIVAKAIESVDTAFLKEIVGELHEADLGDLVSALQPHDRVSLIELTGDDFDFSALNEVDDSVREELLEELEPATVAEGVRELDSDDAVELLEGMDEEDQDEILDKLPPSERVALERSLDYPENSAGRRMQTDFISVPPDWNVGQAIDYMRETPDLPDRFYEIYAVDQWQRWQGAVSLDALLRSRRPIPLADLIDEDRRRVSVNDDQEEVARLFGKYNLVAAPVVDIDNRLVGVITIDDVVDVIEEEADEDLKALGGVTSDEELSDNFWSIAKGRFNWLIINLATAFLASSVLGLFEGQLEQMVALAVLAPIVASQGGNAATQTMTVAVRALATRQLTSNNASRIVIREGLVGLMNGIAFAVITGIAAVAWFKIPALGVVIGLAMLVNMVAGALGGILIPMVLEKVKADPAVASGTFVTTVTDVVGFFSFLGIATLWFGLK, encoded by the coding sequence ATGGCCGATAATCTGGAGCTCGCCGACCCCGCAGCGATGTCGGCGCTCGACCGCCATCCGATGCGCGACGCCGAAGGCGAGCTGCGCGCGGAGTTCGTCGAGATCGTCGCCAAGGCGATCGAATCCGTCGATACCGCCTTCCTCAAGGAGATCGTCGGCGAACTGCACGAGGCCGATCTCGGCGACCTGGTCTCGGCGCTACAGCCTCACGACCGCGTCAGCCTGATCGAGCTGACCGGTGACGATTTCGACTTCTCGGCGCTCAACGAAGTCGATGATTCCGTGCGCGAGGAACTGCTCGAGGAGCTGGAACCCGCGACCGTCGCCGAGGGCGTCCGCGAGCTGGATTCCGACGATGCCGTCGAGTTGCTCGAGGGCATGGACGAGGAAGACCAGGACGAGATCCTCGACAAGCTGCCGCCGTCCGAGCGCGTCGCGCTGGAGCGCAGCCTGGACTACCCGGAAAATTCGGCCGGCCGGCGGATGCAGACCGATTTTATCTCGGTGCCGCCGGACTGGAACGTCGGCCAGGCCATCGACTACATGCGCGAAACCCCGGACCTGCCGGACCGGTTCTATGAAATCTATGCCGTCGATCAGTGGCAGCGCTGGCAGGGCGCGGTGTCGCTCGATGCGCTGCTGCGGTCGCGGCGCCCGATCCCGCTCGCCGACCTGATCGACGAGGACCGCCGCCGCGTCTCTGTCAATGACGACCAGGAGGAGGTGGCGCGGCTGTTCGGCAAATATAATCTGGTCGCGGCCCCGGTGGTCGATATCGACAACCGTCTTGTCGGCGTCATTACGATCGACGACGTCGTCGACGTCATCGAGGAGGAGGCCGACGAGGACCTCAAAGCGCTGGGCGGCGTCACCTCCGACGAAGAATTGTCCGACAATTTCTGGTCGATCGCCAAGGGCCGCTTCAACTGGCTGATCATCAATCTCGCCACCGCGTTTCTGGCCTCCTCGGTGCTTGGCCTGTTCGAGGGCCAGCTCGAACAGATGGTCGCGCTCGCGGTGCTGGCGCCGATCGTGGCCAGCCAGGGCGGCAATGCGGCGACGCAGACCATGACAGTGGCGGTGCGCGCGCTGGCGACGCGGCAACTGACCTCCAACAATGCCAGCCGCATCGTCATCCGCGAAGGCCTCGTCGGTCTGATGAACGGCATCGCCTTCGCGGTGATTACCGGCATCGCCGCGGTGGCCTGGTTCAAGATCCCGGCGCTCGGCGTCGTGATCGGGCTCGCGATGCTGGTCAACATGGTCGCCGGCGCGCTGGGCGGCATCCTGATCCCGATGGTGCTGGAGAAGGTCAAGGCCGATCCGGCGGTGGCGTCCGGCACCTTCGTGACCACCGTGACCGACGTCGTCGGGTTCTTTTCCTTCCTCGGCATCGCTACGCTATGGTTCGGGCTTAAGTAG